The proteins below come from a single Streptomyces sp. SCSIO 75703 genomic window:
- a CDS encoding cytochrome c oxidase subunit 4, which produces MRTESRLFAGVAAFFATTATGYGWFSAEPAGTVALALACLMASLVSFFLRVQYRKRGSRAQDRGDAEVADAVGPLGFFAPHSPWPITVALGAIVLANGIVFGLWLVLMGFGLLAFAVCGLVFQYADRGAQRSGPAAGASPGSAASAPAESSGSTRSP; this is translated from the coding sequence GTGAGGACCGAATCCCGTCTGTTCGCCGGAGTCGCCGCCTTCTTCGCCACCACCGCGACCGGCTACGGCTGGTTCTCCGCCGAGCCCGCGGGCACCGTCGCCCTCGCGCTCGCCTGCCTGATGGCCTCCCTGGTCTCCTTCTTCCTGCGGGTGCAGTACCGCAAGCGGGGATCGCGCGCGCAGGACCGGGGCGACGCCGAGGTCGCCGACGCCGTCGGCCCGCTGGGGTTCTTCGCACCGCACAGCCCGTGGCCCATCACCGTCGCCCTCGGCGCCATCGTCCTCGCCAACGGCATCGTCTTCGGCCTCTGGCTCGTCCTGATGGGCTTCGGCCTGCTCGCCTTCGCCGTCTGCGGGCTGGTCTTCCAGTACGCCGACCGGGGCGCTCAGCGCTCGGGACCGGCCGCCGGCGCCTCGCCCGGCTCCGCCGCCTCCGCGCCCGCCGAGTCCTCCGGGTCCACCCGGTCTCCGTAG
- a CDS encoding ubiquinol-cytochrome c reductase cytochrome b subunit, with translation MVLKRRRARAGARARRTAERTVTWADGRLPVSEGGVLLRKAFPEHWSFLLGEIALYSFVVLLLTGVWLTLFFHPSMTDVVYDGSYRPLVGVTMSEAYRSTVDISFDVRGGLLIRQVHHWAALVFLSAIGVHLLRIFFTGAFRRPREVNWMIGVTLFLLALAEGFAGYSLPDDLLSGTGLRIAQGIMLSIPVVGTYLSMFVFGGQYPGHDLVPRLYSLHILLIPGLLLALVTVHLILVFYLKHTQWAGRGRTRHNVVGKPLFPQFAAGSTGLFFMVFGVLTVFAALAQINPIWVYGPYRPDTVSAGSQPDWYVGFLEGALRLMPPFETSLAGHTLMWNVLVPAVLLPGALFTVLYAYPFFERWVTGDREEHHLCDRPRDAPVRTGLGVAAICFYAVLTAAGGNDVLARTFGLSLNLLTWVFRVCLVVLPPLALMVTKRVCLALQERERERLEHGEETGELRQTLTGGYVESSTPLDGEERHVLRSRREPLPLAPAPAAGEESPEVGRLRATLSEWYYGDRVDPEDSAGAEAAEPGEAPAAGPER, from the coding sequence GTGGTGTTGAAGAGGAGGAGGGCCCGTGCCGGCGCGCGGGCCCGTCGCACGGCCGAGCGCACCGTCACCTGGGCCGACGGCCGCCTCCCCGTGTCCGAGGGCGGGGTGCTGCTGCGCAAGGCGTTCCCCGAGCACTGGTCGTTCCTGCTGGGCGAGATCGCCCTGTACAGCTTCGTGGTCCTGCTGCTGACCGGCGTGTGGCTCACCCTGTTCTTCCACCCGTCGATGACGGACGTGGTCTACGACGGCTCGTACCGGCCGCTGGTCGGGGTGACCATGTCGGAGGCGTACCGGTCGACGGTGGACATCAGTTTCGACGTGCGCGGCGGGCTGCTGATCCGTCAGGTGCACCACTGGGCGGCGCTGGTGTTCCTGTCCGCCATCGGGGTGCACCTGCTGCGGATCTTCTTCACCGGGGCGTTCCGCCGTCCGCGTGAGGTCAACTGGATGATCGGCGTGACGCTGTTCCTGCTGGCCCTCGCCGAGGGGTTCGCCGGGTACTCGCTCCCCGACGACCTGCTGTCCGGGACGGGGCTGCGCATCGCGCAGGGCATCATGCTCTCGATCCCGGTCGTGGGGACGTACCTCAGCATGTTCGTGTTCGGCGGGCAGTACCCGGGGCACGATCTGGTGCCCCGGCTGTACTCGCTGCACATCCTGCTCATCCCGGGCCTGCTGCTGGCGCTGGTCACCGTCCACCTGATCCTCGTCTTCTACCTGAAGCACACCCAGTGGGCGGGCCGGGGCCGCACCCGGCACAACGTGGTGGGCAAACCGCTGTTCCCGCAGTTCGCGGCGGGTTCCACGGGCCTGTTCTTCATGGTGTTCGGGGTCCTCACGGTGTTCGCCGCGCTGGCGCAGATCAACCCGATCTGGGTGTACGGCCCCTACCGGCCCGACACCGTCTCCGCGGGGTCGCAGCCGGACTGGTACGTCGGCTTCCTGGAGGGCGCGCTGCGGCTGATGCCGCCGTTCGAGACGTCGCTGGCCGGGCACACCCTGATGTGGAACGTGCTGGTTCCGGCGGTGCTGCTGCCCGGGGCCCTGTTCACGGTGCTGTACGCGTACCCGTTCTTCGAGCGGTGGGTGACGGGTGACCGGGAGGAGCACCACCTGTGCGACCGGCCCCGGGACGCGCCGGTGCGGACCGGGCTGGGGGTGGCCGCGATCTGCTTCTACGCGGTGCTCACCGCGGCCGGCGGCAACGACGTCCTCGCCCGGACCTTCGGCCTCTCGCTGAACCTGCTGACGTGGGTGTTCCGGGTCTGCCTGGTGGTGCTGCCGCCGCTCGCCCTCATGGTGACCAAGCGGGTCTGCCTGGCGTTGCAGGAGCGCGAGCGGGAACGGCTGGAGCACGGTGAGGAGACCGGCGAGCTGCGCCAGACGCTGACCGGCGGCTACGTGGAGAGCAGTACGCCCCTGGACGGGGAGGAGCGGCACGTGCTGCGCTCGCGCCGTGAGCCGCTGCCCCTGGCGCCCGCCCCGGCGGCGGGCGAGGAGTCGCCCGAGGTGGGACGGCTGCGGGCGACGCTGAGCGAGTGGTACTACGGAGACCGGGTGGACCCGGAGGACTCGGCGGGCGCGGAGGCGGCGGAGCCGGGCGAGGCGCCGGCGGCCGGTCCCGAGCGCTGA
- a CDS encoding DUF6479 family protein — MNEAWRDLAAGSGAASVGLVVAAVVVVAVLIGAFAFGIRLKRREPPPPSPAEQPRLPDEGPVGEVRERREPDEVPRDDDRTLPHELRHQGSRTASAQERRRWDEGSSGSFGSGGPGGR, encoded by the coding sequence ATGAACGAGGCATGGAGGGATCTCGCGGCAGGGTCCGGCGCGGCGAGCGTGGGGCTGGTGGTGGCGGCCGTCGTGGTGGTGGCCGTGCTGATCGGGGCCTTCGCGTTCGGTATCCGCCTCAAGCGGAGGGAGCCGCCGCCGCCGTCGCCCGCTGAGCAGCCACGCCTGCCCGACGAGGGGCCGGTCGGGGAGGTCCGGGAGCGGCGCGAGCCGGACGAGGTGCCCCGCGACGACGACCGGACGCTCCCGCACGAACTGCGGCACCAGGGCAGCCGGACCGCCTCCGCGCAGGAGCGGCGCCGCTGGGACGAGGGCAGCAGCGGCTCGTTCGGCAGCGGCGGTCCGGGCGGGCGCTGA
- a CDS encoding four-helix bundle copper-binding protein, translating into MNPTTSQQDLFRFLEDRFACAQACGECARTSALRASLVDPDGTESRDHARHQGITCAEVCDATCRVLSDQNQVDEDVIRAQLEWCRGVCLESAHVFDAHPGAEDSARACRDCARACGAFLATLR; encoded by the coding sequence GTGAACCCGACGACTTCCCAGCAGGACCTCTTCCGTTTCCTGGAGGACCGGTTCGCCTGCGCCCAGGCGTGCGGCGAGTGCGCCAGGACCAGTGCGCTGCGGGCCAGTCTGGTGGACCCGGACGGGACGGAGAGCCGGGACCACGCCCGGCACCAGGGCATCACGTGCGCCGAGGTGTGCGACGCCACGTGCCGGGTGCTGTCCGACCAGAACCAGGTGGACGAGGACGTGATCCGCGCCCAGCTCGAATGGTGCAGGGGCGTCTGCCTGGAGAGCGCGCACGTCTTCGACGCCCACCCGGGGGCCGAGGACAGCGCGCGGGCCTGCCGGGACTGCGCCCGTGCCTGCGGCGCCTTCCTGGCCACCCTGCGCTGA